In Campylobacter sp. 2014D-0216, the following proteins share a genomic window:
- the hslU gene encoding ATP-dependent protease ATPase subunit HslU, with amino-acid sequence MNLTPKEIVKFLDDYVIGQKNAKKIIAIALRNRYRRMQLSPELQDDIMPKNILMIGSTGVGKTEIARRLAKMMGLPFVKVEASKYTEVGFVGRDVESMVRDLANAALNLVKNEEKEKNKEKINEFIENKILEKLLPPLPKGISEEKQEEYQNSLEKMRAKLQAGDLDDSVIEVEISQSVFDTNPNLPPEMGAMQDIVKVIGVGNKKVKKEMKVKDARIALAQEASEKILDMESIKGEALRRAENEGIIFIDEIDKVAVSSSNSNRQDPSKEGVQRDLLPIVEGSTIQTKFGPLKTDHILFIAAGAFHLSKPSDLIPELQGRFPLRVELDSLDEEALYAILTRPKNSLLTQYIELLKTEKVELVFEDDAIREIAKIASKANEEMQDIGARRLHTVVEKLLEDISFEADEYAGKVYKIDDFKVQVKLGDIIENKDLARYIL; translated from the coding sequence ATGAATTTAACTCCAAAAGAGATTGTAAAATTTTTAGATGATTATGTGATTGGACAAAAAAACGCTAAAAAAATCATAGCAATAGCTTTAAGAAATCGTTATAGAAGAATGCAACTTAGTCCTGAACTGCAAGATGATATCATGCCAAAAAACATCTTGATGATAGGATCAACTGGGGTTGGTAAAACAGAGATTGCAAGACGCCTTGCTAAGATGATGGGGCTTCCTTTTGTTAAAGTCGAGGCAAGCAAGTACACTGAAGTTGGTTTTGTTGGGCGTGATGTAGAAAGTATGGTTAGAGATTTAGCAAATGCTGCTTTAAATTTAGTAAAAAATGAAGAAAAAGAAAAAAACAAAGAAAAAATTAATGAGTTTATAGAAAATAAAATTTTAGAAAAACTCTTACCGCCTCTACCAAAAGGCATTAGCGAAGAAAAGCAAGAAGAGTATCAAAATTCTTTAGAAAAAATGCGCGCAAAATTACAAGCGGGTGATTTAGATGATAGCGTGATAGAAGTTGAAATTTCACAAAGTGTGTTTGACACCAACCCAAACTTACCACCTGAAATGGGTGCTATGCAAGACATTGTTAAAGTGATTGGTGTGGGTAATAAAAAAGTTAAAAAAGAAATGAAAGTTAAAGACGCAAGAATAGCCCTAGCTCAAGAAGCGAGTGAGAAAATTCTTGATATGGAAAGCATTAAAGGCGAGGCTTTAAGAAGAGCGGAAAATGAAGGGATTATTTTTATCGATGAGATAGATAAGGTAGCGGTTTCAAGCTCTAATTCTAATCGTCAAGATCCAAGTAAAGAAGGTGTGCAAAGAGACTTACTTCCTATAGTTGAAGGTAGCACTATACAAACTAAATTCGGGCCTTTAAAAACTGATCATATTTTATTTATCGCAGCAGGTGCGTTTCACTTAAGCAAGCCAAGTGATTTGATCCCTGAACTTCAAGGGCGTTTTCCTTTGAGAGTGGAGCTTGATTCATTAGATGAGGAAGCATTGTATGCGATTTTAACAAGACCTAAAAACTCATTGCTAACACAATATATTGAGCTTTTAAAAACTGAAAAAGTGGAATTAGTTTTTGAAGATGATGCGATTAGAGAAATAGCAAAAATAGCAAGCAAAGCAAATGAAGAAATGCAAGATATCGGCGCAAGACGCTTACATACGGTAGTAGAAAAACTTTTGGAAGATATAAGCTTTGAAGCAGATGAATATGCTGGTAAAGTTTATAAAATAGATGATTTTAAAGTGCAAGTTAAACTTGGAGATATCATAGAAAACAAAGATCTAGCTAGGTATATCTTGTGA
- the lptB gene encoding LPS export ABC transporter ATP-binding protein → MSKLEARNLEKIIKKTKIIHDVSLEVQSGEVVGLLGPNGAGKTTSFYMICGLILPTSGQVFLDSQDITKEPLNKRAKLGIGYLPQESSVFKDLSVEENLLLAAQIIYKDKNLLEQKVEQMLELLSIEPIRHRKGMSLSGGERRRCEIARSLMCDPKFLLLDEPFAGVDPIAVSEIQSLINDLKAMNIGVLITDHNVRETLAICDRAYVIKSGKLLASGNANEIAHNEDVKKYYLGSEFRLE, encoded by the coding sequence ATGAGTAAGCTAGAAGCTAGAAATTTAGAAAAAATCATCAAAAAAACAAAAATCATTCACGATGTCTCACTAGAAGTACAAAGCGGAGAAGTCGTAGGGCTTTTAGGGCCTAATGGAGCAGGAAAAACCACTAGTTTTTATATGATATGCGGACTTATCTTACCAACTAGCGGACAAGTGTTTTTAGACTCTCAAGATATCACAAAAGAACCGCTTAATAAAAGAGCAAAACTTGGCATTGGGTATTTACCTCAAGAAAGTAGCGTATTTAAGGATTTAAGCGTTGAAGAAAATTTACTCTTAGCTGCACAAATTATCTATAAGGATAAAAATTTATTAGAACAAAAAGTGGAGCAAATGCTAGAATTGCTTAGCATAGAGCCAATTAGACACAGAAAAGGCATGAGTTTAAGTGGGGGCGAAAGAAGGCGTTGTGAGATAGCAAGATCACTGATGTGTGACCCTAAGTTTTTACTTTTAGATGAGCCTTTTGCAGGAGTTGATCCTATCGCAGTGAGTGAAATTCAAAGCTTGATTAATGACTTAAAAGCTATGAATATAGGTGTTTTGATCACTGATCACAACGTAAGAGAAACGTTAGCAATTTGCGATAGAGCTTATGTAATCAAAAGCGGAAAATTACTTGCTAGTGGCAATGCAAATGAAATCGCACATAATGAAGATGTTAAAAAATATTATCTTGGAAGTGAGTTTAGACTTGAATAA
- the hslV gene encoding ATP-dependent protease subunit HslV, translating into MFHATTILAYKGKNKSVIGGDGQVSFGNTVLKNNAVKIRKLNNGKVLAGFAGSTADAFNLFDMFEKLLSSSKGDLLKAAIDFSKEWRKDKYLRKLEAMMLVLDRDHIFLLSGTGDVVEPEDGAIAAIGSGGNYALSAARALAKHSSLDEEELVKESLQIAGEICIYTNTNIKTYVIEDDK; encoded by the coding sequence ATGTTTCACGCGACTACAATTTTAGCTTATAAAGGCAAAAATAAGTCTGTTATAGGTGGAGATGGACAAGTAAGTTTTGGAAATACTGTTTTAAAAAACAATGCGGTGAAAATTAGAAAATTAAATAATGGTAAAGTATTGGCAGGCTTTGCAGGAAGTACTGCTGATGCTTTTAATCTTTTTGATATGTTTGAAAAATTACTTTCTAGTTCTAAGGGTGACTTGCTAAAAGCTGCCATAGACTTTTCTAAAGAATGGCGCAAAGATAAATACTTAAGAAAGCTTGAAGCTATGATGCTTGTGCTTGATAGAGATCATATATTTTTACTTTCAGGAACTGGAGATGTAGTAGAACCTGAAGATGGTGCTATAGCTGCTATTGGAAGTGGTGGCAACTACGCGCTTTCTGCTGCAAGAGCCTTGGCTAAGCATTCTAGTTTAGATGAGGAAGAATTAGTAAAAGAAAGTTTGCAAATAGCTGGTGAAATTTGCATTTACACTAATACAAATATTAAAACTTATGTAATTGAGGATGATAAATGA
- the rplI gene encoding 50S ribosomal protein L9, which produces MKVLLIKDVKSLGKAGEVKEVKDGYGQNFLIAKGFAKAATHEVLKQYEAEQKKKAENLRFELANLEKLKEELSKITICIAKPVGANGSLFGGVTKDEIAHALKDQKGIELDKKSLECDTIKELGLHAISVKLGHAIHALFKLEVKGE; this is translated from the coding sequence ATGAAAGTATTGTTAATCAAAGATGTAAAAAGCTTAGGAAAAGCAGGAGAAGTTAAAGAAGTTAAAGATGGTTATGGGCAAAATTTTTTAATTGCGAAAGGTTTTGCTAAAGCTGCTACACATGAGGTTTTAAAGCAATATGAGGCTGAGCAAAAGAAAAAGGCTGAAAATTTAAGATTTGAGCTTGCAAATTTGGAAAAACTAAAAGAAGAGTTATCTAAAATCACGATTTGTATAGCTAAACCTGTGGGGGCTAATGGAAGTTTGTTTGGTGGGGTTACCAAAGATGAAATTGCTCATGCATTAAAAGATCAAAAAGGCATAGAGCTTGATAAAAAAAGCTTAGAATGTGACACGATAAAAGAGCTTGGCTTGCATGCAATTTCAGTAAAGTTAGGACATGCGATCCATGCTTTATTTAAGCTAGAGGTTAAAGGAGAGTAA
- a CDS encoding RNA-binding S4 domain-containing protein yields the protein MRIDKFLNVVNITKRRAISEDMCKSGVVSINNQVAKASKTVKVGDEISIKFIEYTNIYKVLDIPTTKSIPKAMQEKYVVKIQ from the coding sequence ATGAGAATAGATAAGTTTTTAAATGTAGTCAATATCACCAAACGTCGTGCTATTTCAGAAGATATGTGCAAAAGCGGTGTAGTAAGCATTAATAATCAAGTTGCAAAAGCAAGTAAAACAGTAAAAGTCGGCGATGAAATCAGTATTAAATTTATAGAATACACCAATATCTATAAAGTCTTAGATATACCAACAACCAAAAGCATACCAAAAGCTATGCAAGAAAAATATGTGGTGAAAATTCAATGA
- the era gene encoding GTPase Era translates to MRSGFVSIVGRTNAGKSSILNSLLEEKVAMVSHKQNATRRKINAIVMHEDHQLIFIDTPGLHASSKAMNQLMIDLAIKSIADCDVILFVASIYDDIKDYENFLSLNPKVPHIVLINKVDLVKKEILLKKLSEYARFSSHFSAIIPYSAKQKFYKKILLDEMVKYLPEHPYYFDPEFITTTNEKDIYRDFILEAIYENLSDEIPYTTEVKIEKIKELDQIYHINATIITDSNSHKGMILGKDGATIKRIGKEARIKIEKLAQKKVMLKLFVQLEKNWHKNEQNLKKILYDE, encoded by the coding sequence GTGAGAAGTGGCTTTGTTAGTATAGTGGGTAGAACTAATGCAGGAAAAAGTTCTATCCTTAATTCTTTATTAGAAGAAAAAGTGGCGATGGTTTCTCACAAACAAAATGCTACAAGAAGAAAAATCAACGCCATTGTCATGCATGAAGATCATCAGCTTATCTTTATAGATACGCCTGGTTTGCATGCAAGTTCTAAGGCTATGAATCAACTTATGATAGATTTGGCGATTAAAAGCATTGCTGATTGTGATGTGATTTTATTTGTAGCTAGTATTTATGATGATATTAAAGATTATGAAAATTTTTTAAGTTTAAATCCCAAAGTGCCACATATTGTATTAATCAATAAAGTTGATTTGGTAAAAAAGGAAATTTTACTGAAAAAACTAAGCGAATATGCTCGATTTAGTTCCCATTTTAGTGCTATTATCCCCTATTCTGCAAAGCAAAAGTTTTATAAGAAAATTCTTCTAGATGAGATGGTTAAGTATTTGCCTGAACATCCGTATTATTTTGATCCTGAATTTATCACTACAACAAATGAAAAAGATATCTACAGAGATTTTATTTTAGAAGCGATATATGAGAATTTAAGTGATGAAATTCCATACACTACTGAAGTCAAAATAGAAAAAATCAAAGAACTAGATCAAATTTATCACATCAATGCCACAATCATCACAGATAGCAATTCGCATAAAGGAATGATACTAGGCAAAGATGGCGCAACGATTAAACGCATAGGAAAAGAAGCTAGGATAAAAATAGAAAAATTAGCACAAAAAAAGGTAATGCTAAAATTGTTCGTCCAACTTGAAAAAAATTGGCATAAAAACGAGCAAAATCTTAAAAAAATCCTTTATGATGAGTAA
- a CDS encoding argininosuccinate synthase: MKKDIKKVVLAYSGGLDTSIILKWLQDEYNCEVVTFTADVGQGEELEPARKKALSLGVKEENIFIQDLKDEFVKDYVFPMFRANAIYEGEYLLGTSIARPLIAKALVEIANKTNADAISHGATGKGNDQVRFELGALALNPNLAIIAPWREWDLNSREKLLAYAQKHGIDIAKKPGKSPYSMDANLLHISYEGLVLEDPAVKPEVDMWRWVKDLKDTPNESEMVELEFNKGDLCAINGEKMSPAQLLAKLNELGAKHGIGRLDIVENRYVGMKSRGCYETPGGTILLKAHRAIESITLDREAAHLKDELMPKYASLIYNGYWFSPERLMLQALIDESQKYVNGKVKLELYKGNVIVIGRESANDSLFNEAYCTFEEDVVYDQKDAQGFIRLNALRFIIAGKNGRKF; encoded by the coding sequence ATGAAAAAAGATATCAAAAAAGTGGTTTTAGCGTATTCTGGTGGACTAGATACAAGTATAATTTTAAAATGGCTACAAGATGAATACAACTGCGAAGTTGTCACTTTTACAGCAGATGTAGGACAAGGTGAAGAGCTAGAACCTGCTAGAAAAAAAGCCCTTTCTTTAGGTGTGAAAGAAGAAAATATTTTTATTCAGGATCTAAAAGATGAATTTGTAAAAGACTATGTATTTCCTATGTTTAGAGCAAATGCTATTTATGAGGGAGAGTATTTACTAGGTACAAGTATAGCAAGACCTTTGATAGCAAAAGCTTTAGTAGAAATTGCAAATAAAACCAACGCAGATGCGATCAGCCATGGGGCAACTGGTAAGGGTAATGATCAGGTGCGTTTTGAGCTAGGTGCATTAGCGTTAAATCCCAACTTGGCTATTATTGCTCCATGGAGAGAATGGGATTTAAATAGCCGTGAAAAACTTTTAGCTTATGCGCAAAAGCATGGAATTGATATCGCTAAAAAACCGGGCAAGTCGCCTTATTCTATGGATGCGAATTTACTGCATATTTCTTATGAGGGTTTGGTGCTTGAAGACCCTGCGGTTAAACCTGAGGTAGATATGTGGCGTTGGGTGAAAGACTTAAAAGACACCCCAAATGAAAGCGAGATGGTGGAACTAGAGTTTAACAAAGGTGATTTGTGTGCCATAAATGGAGAAAAAATGTCTCCTGCGCAACTTTTAGCTAAACTAAATGAACTTGGTGCAAAACACGGCATAGGTCGTCTTGATATTGTTGAAAATCGCTATGTAGGAATGAAAAGTAGAGGTTGCTATGAAACCCCAGGGGGGACTATATTATTAAAAGCACACCGTGCTATAGAAAGCATTACTTTAGATAGAGAAGCAGCACATTTAAAAGATGAGTTAATGCCAAAATATGCAAGTTTAATTTATAATGGCTATTGGTTTTCACCTGAAAGATTAATGCTGCAAGCATTGATCGATGAATCACAAAAGTATGTAAATGGTAAAGTTAAACTTGAATTATATAAAGGCAATGTAATAGTAATAGGTAGAGAAAGTGCAAATGATAGCTTGTTTAATGAAGCTTATTGTACTTTTGAAGAAGATGTAGTGTATGATCAAAAAGATGCACAAGGTTTTATACGATTGAATGCGTTGAGATTTATCATCGCAGGTAAAAATGGAAGAAAATTCTAA
- the fliD gene encoding flagellar filament capping protein FliD, translating into MAVGSLGSLGIGSGVLTSDTLNKLKEAEMNAHLSLYNTQLETNTSRQKDLAELEAKLLAFQTAVNSLGDTSQFNKKKVSPSVSGDSAAASLVVGSLSNLTNMKVIVDQLAQKDVYQSNGFRDKSATVMGSLGIKGGEDGKTSFTITQDGKDYKIDIDKSTTVAQLAEKINAATGGKIEAKLVNTGDRDNPYRLVVQSTETGTKNNISFSGDDELLKAMGWELDKNSISAGGLYGFRPNGQNDTKDTITGSISELSPLNVEDLKKQKLLGEGEKTSFTFVIKNGERYDRFTINIDENTTYESLAEDLRKQTNGKVELKIEDGGKLSFRATNGGDLSIFDGGYAVDKDGNIDTSNYQRDPLATRLLSDKFGITLDTSTPQGYNVKADNENHIQKGMDAIFSVDGVKMTRPTNTITDIGPDITLELKQKGEISFNVTQDTESIAQSLESLATAYNDLMINLNAATKFDPDAGTKGNFVGVSEIYNIKSQINNILLQTITVDGTVIVGDSDSSEGVKVSSKVSLSLADYGLTLNDGVLTFDSGKFNSKFNEDPQMAEKFFVGSNGFEDIDLVGDRVSNLGDGDIKFEEGKFTITYNDETIDLSKTANGDPFTLTGKDDIEKAKNLVDHINSFGLEGLEASFEIINQGKEGQQQIQFKIKGTSGSNLEIKGDSEFLKKFGLSSRTIYSVYKEETGTFGVLKNTMGEIMSSDGSFGGYKESLTKESKNLNETIESTKKTIEDRYDTMWSRWAAYDGIIAKLNNQASVISNMINAANNQGS; encoded by the coding sequence ATGGCAGTAGGTAGTTTAGGAAGTTTAGGGATAGGTTCAGGTGTTTTAACAAGTGACACTTTAAATAAACTCAAAGAAGCAGAGATGAATGCTCACTTGAGTCTTTATAATACACAACTTGAAACCAACACTTCAAGACAAAAAGACTTAGCAGAGCTTGAAGCGAAGTTACTTGCTTTCCAAACTGCTGTTAATAGCCTAGGGGATACCTCTCAGTTTAACAAAAAGAAAGTATCTCCTAGCGTAAGTGGAGATAGTGCTGCTGCGAGCTTAGTAGTAGGATCCTTATCTAACCTTACTAATATGAAAGTGATCGTAGATCAATTAGCCCAAAAAGATGTGTATCAAAGTAATGGCTTTAGGGATAAATCTGCTACTGTTATGGGTAGTCTGGGTATAAAAGGTGGTGAAGATGGTAAAACTTCTTTTACTATCACTCAAGATGGAAAAGACTATAAGATCGACATAGACAAAAGTACAACTGTGGCTCAGCTTGCTGAAAAGATCAACGCAGCCACCGGTGGCAAAATAGAAGCTAAGCTTGTTAACACCGGAGACAGAGATAATCCATACCGCTTAGTCGTACAAAGCACCGAAACAGGAACAAAAAACAACATCTCTTTTTCAGGTGATGATGAGCTTTTAAAAGCTATGGGCTGGGAACTTGATAAAAATAGCATTAGCGCGGGTGGTTTGTATGGGTTTAGACCCAATGGGCAAAATGACACAAAAGACACCATAACAGGAAGTATTTCAGAATTATCGCCTCTTAATGTTGAAGATCTTAAAAAGCAAAAACTTTTAGGCGAAGGAGAAAAAACTTCTTTTACTTTTGTTATAAAAAATGGTGAAAGATATGATAGATTTACGATTAATATTGATGAAAATACCACCTATGAAAGCCTTGCGGAGGATTTAAGAAAACAAACCAATGGAAAAGTTGAACTTAAAATAGAAGATGGTGGCAAACTGTCCTTTAGAGCTACCAATGGTGGTGATTTGAGTATATTTGATGGGGGTTATGCGGTTGATAAAGATGGTAATATCGACACAAGCAACTATCAAAGAGATCCTTTGGCTACAAGATTACTCAGCGATAAGTTTGGAATCACTTTAGATACAAGTACACCACAAGGTTACAATGTAAAAGCAGACAATGAAAACCACATTCAAAAAGGTATGGACGCTATCTTTAGCGTAGATGGTGTGAAGATGACAAGACCAACCAACACTATCACTGACATAGGTCCTGACATCACTTTGGAGTTAAAACAAAAAGGTGAGATTAGTTTCAATGTCACTCAAGATACAGAATCTATCGCGCAGTCTTTAGAAAGCCTAGCTACAGCTTACAATGACTTGATGATCAATCTCAACGCAGCGACCAAATTTGACCCTGATGCAGGGACAAAAGGAAACTTTGTTGGTGTAAGTGAAATTTACAACATCAAATCTCAAATCAACAACATCCTACTTCAAACCATCACCGTTGATGGAACAGTTATCGTTGGTGATAGCGACAGTTCAGAAGGGGTAAAAGTTTCTTCAAAAGTAAGTTTGTCTTTGGCAGATTATGGTTTGACTTTAAATGATGGGGTTTTGACTTTTGATTCAGGTAAGTTTAACTCTAAATTTAATGAAGATCCGCAAATGGCTGAGAAATTTTTCGTAGGAAGCAATGGCTTTGAAGATATTGACCTAGTGGGCGATAGGGTGAGTAATCTTGGTGATGGTGATATAAAATTTGAAGAAGGTAAATTTACCATCACTTATAACGATGAAACGATTGATTTAAGCAAAACAGCAAATGGAGATCCTTTTACACTTACTGGTAAAGATGACATAGAAAAAGCTAAAAACCTAGTAGATCATATTAATAGTTTTGGCTTAGAAGGCTTAGAAGCTAGTTTTGAAATCATCAATCAAGGTAAAGAAGGACAACAACAAATCCAGTTTAAAATCAAAGGAACTTCAGGTAGCAACCTTGAAATCAAGGGCGATAGTGAATTTTTGAAAAAATTTGGCTTAAGCTCTAGAACCATTTACTCAGTTTACAAAGAAGAAACAGGAACTTTTGGGGTGTTAAAAAACACCATGGGAGAAATCATGAGTTCTGATGGCTCATTTGGTGGTTATAAAGAATCCCTAACAAAAGAATCTAAAAACCTAAACGAAACCATCGAATCAACTAAAAAAACCATAGAAGATAGATACGATACGATGTGGTCTAGATGGGCTGCTTATGATGGTATCATCGCAAAATTAAACAATCAAGCAAGCGTTATTTCAAACATGATCAACGCAGCAAACAACCAAGGTTCATAA
- the fliS gene encoding flagellar export chaperone FliS yields MLNSAVYNAYSQNQTGVESQEKLIEMLYSGILRFSSRIKIAIQNDNIEERVYYVKRASAIFIELLNCLDYEKGGEVAHYLSGLYTRELQLLSLANIENNEARVDEVINVVKGLLEAWREVHQK; encoded by the coding sequence ATGCTAAATAGTGCAGTTTATAACGCATATTCGCAAAATCAAACCGGAGTAGAATCTCAAGAAAAATTAATCGAGATGTTATATAGCGGGATTTTACGTTTTTCTAGTAGAATAAAAATAGCCATACAAAATGACAATATAGAAGAAAGAGTATATTATGTAAAAAGAGCTAGTGCTATTTTTATTGAGCTACTTAACTGTCTTGATTATGAAAAAGGTGGAGAAGTAGCACACTACCTTAGTGGCTTATATACTAGAGAATTACAACTTCTTTCTTTAGCAAATATAGAAAATAATGAAGCTAGGGTAGATGAAGTGATTAATGTTGTAAAAGGCTTATTAGAAGCTTGGAGGGAAGTACATCAAAAATGA
- a CDS encoding FlaG family protein, whose protein sequence is MDIGNIQRDANITHFNTKGAEKTSQQESKQQIDLKDQDENLNDKLKNATEKLNQQMETLETNVRFAYNDKINEMYVNVTEKDTGRLIRKIPSEEVMKLIEHFKGVIGTIFDKES, encoded by the coding sequence ATGGACATTGGTAACATTCAAAGAGATGCAAATATCACTCATTTTAATACAAAGGGTGCAGAAAAAACATCTCAACAAGAAAGCAAGCAACAAATTGATTTAAAAGATCAAGATGAGAATTTAAACGATAAGTTGAAAAATGCAACAGAAAAGTTAAACCAGCAAATGGAAACTTTAGAAACAAATGTGCGTTTTGCGTACAATGATAAAATCAACGAAATGTATGTGAATGTGACCGAAAAAGATACTGGCAGGCTCATACGCAAAATTCCTAGTGAAGAGGTTATGAAGCTGATAGAGCATTTTAAAGGTGTTATTGGCACTATTTTTGATAAGGAGAGTTAA
- the tsaE gene encoding tRNA (adenosine(37)-N6)-threonylcarbamoyltransferase complex ATPase subunit type 1 TsaE: protein MKEMILSQNELDQLCMVLPKNGVVLLQGDLASGKTTLVQAYAKLLGVEKTLHSPTFSIMQEYDFHQGKMYHYDIYQEGFDGLLKNGLIENFFEEGLHLVEWGDEKLKKYLDKYQIFNIILQIIPYENKRKYIIHE from the coding sequence ATGAAAGAAATGATTTTAAGTCAAAATGAACTAGATCAATTATGTATGGTTTTGCCTAAAAACGGGGTTGTTTTACTTCAAGGAGACTTAGCAAGTGGTAAAACTACTCTAGTACAAGCTTATGCAAAGTTGCTTGGAGTGGAAAAAACGCTTCATTCTCCTACATTTTCTATTATGCAAGAGTATGATTTCCATCAAGGTAAAATGTACCACTATGATATCTATCAAGAAGGTTTTGATGGACTTTTAAAAAATGGTTTAATTGAAAATTTTTTTGAAGAAGGTTTGCATTTGGTGGAGTGGGGCGATGAAAAATTAAAAAAATATTTAGATAAATACCAAATTTTTAATATAATTTTACAAATCATTCCTTATGAAAATAAAAGAAAGTACATAATACATGAGTAA
- a CDS encoding RNA polymerase factor sigma-54: MLKQKTSITQKAKLSQTLRSWLPILQANIEDLKESLDEFAKENPFIEVKENSSITNNQNKYFQEYFSKNTTTQMIDAKSLEVKNVYELLNEQIIPPFFPTQKSQTIAEKIIECLNHEGYFEYDEEILGEFDPTEVEKIRQRFKYLDPIGVGAKDQQEALIFALEHFDLDDELYEFCKMLILNLENAKDFIKDPLYKQAIAVIKKISFPPFLEYFEESMEIIPDIFIYQENGEIKIKINDDYYPEIAFEADGLDHEFLSAYLKDAKNLIDALAMRKATLYKLGLMIIEYQYDFFMGGDIKPMQLKDLAQDLERNASTISRAIANKYLSCDRGLIPLKSFFTTAVDDGETSNATIKDFLSNLIKKENPKKPLSDLKILELTQKEFPSVQLGRRTITKYRMQLGIGSSSERKKLYELM, encoded by the coding sequence ATGCTTAAACAAAAAACCTCTATAACGCAAAAAGCAAAACTATCGCAAACTTTAAGATCTTGGCTTCCTATACTACAAGCTAATATTGAAGATTTAAAAGAAAGCCTAGATGAATTTGCAAAAGAAAATCCCTTTATAGAAGTAAAAGAAAACTCAAGCATTACAAACAACCAAAACAAATACTTTCAAGAATACTTCAGTAAAAATACAACCACTCAAATGATTGATGCAAAAAGTTTAGAAGTAAAAAATGTATATGAACTTTTAAACGAGCAAATCATACCTCCATTTTTTCCTACACAAAAATCCCAAACCATTGCAGAAAAAATCATAGAGTGTTTAAATCATGAGGGTTATTTTGAGTATGATGAGGAAATTTTAGGCGAATTTGATCCTACGGAAGTAGAAAAAATCAGACAAAGGTTTAAATATCTTGATCCTATTGGAGTAGGGGCAAAGGACCAGCAAGAAGCCCTTATTTTTGCGTTGGAGCATTTTGACTTAGATGATGAACTTTATGAATTTTGCAAAATGCTAATTTTAAATTTAGAAAACGCTAAAGACTTCATCAAAGATCCTTTATATAAACAAGCCATAGCTGTAATTAAAAAAATTTCTTTTCCGCCTTTTTTAGAGTACTTTGAAGAAAGTATGGAAATCATTCCTGATATATTTATCTATCAAGAAAATGGCGAAATTAAAATCAAAATCAACGATGATTATTACCCAGAAATTGCTTTTGAAGCAGATGGCTTAGATCATGAGTTTTTAAGTGCTTATCTAAAAGATGCTAAAAATTTAATTGATGCATTAGCTATGCGCAAAGCCACTCTTTATAAATTAGGACTTATGATCATAGAATATCAATATGATTTTTTCATGGGCGGGGATATCAAGCCTATGCAACTTAAAGACTTAGCGCAAGACCTTGAAAGAAATGCTTCTACTATCTCAAGAGCCATTGCAAATAAATACCTAAGTTGCGATAGAGGCTTAATACCTTTAAAGTCTTTCTTTACCACCGCTGTCGATGATGGAGAAACCTCCAATGCGACCATTAAAGATTTTCTTAGCAATCTAATAAAAAAAGAAAATCCTAAAAAACCTTTAAGTGATTTGAAAATTCTTGAACTTACTCAAAAAGAATTTCCAAGCGTACAGCTAGGGCGTAGAACCATCACAAAATACCGTATGCAACTTGGTATAGGAAGCTCAAGTGAGCGTAAAAAATTATATGAATTAATGTAG